Sequence from the Thunnus maccoyii chromosome 11, fThuMac1.1, whole genome shotgun sequence genome:
GGGACAGTCCTCTGTGGCCTCGAAGGCCTGGCCCCCGAAGTCTGCCTTCTCATACAGCTGCATCTTGTACAGGGACCCGCTGGTCTGGAAGGTGACGGGAGATGGTAGGGGTTTGGGAGTGGAGAGTGGTGGAGGGGTGGTTAGTGCAGTGCAGGGGGTTGGGAAAGAACGGGGAGGGGATGTGGGGTGAGAGAAACAGGGAAGGGGGGATATATAGGGAGATGAAATTTGCATCCAACGAAAGATGAAAATCTCTTTTTAGCATTGCTATATGATTAGTCATCATGGTGAACTAGCCTTCGTAGAGTTTGTACTCTGTGTATTTGGCATGATCTATCACATCAGTTAGAGAACCGACTTTAATCAACACCACCCATTATTGTTTGCAGAGTGTTTGCTCATTGTTTTGTGCCTTTATAAATAGTACAAAACTGTACACATACAGCTCGTACTCTAGATTGATTTTTGTATGAAAGCAGTGTCCCTGAATCTGCCTGCAGGCAATGGGTCGGCTGAATGTTAGCCGGACGAAAGCTTGATCATCCATATAGACTGACCGAGGTATTGGTCTCCATTGACAAAGCCCTGCAGCCACTGTTAGCATAAATACCATAGCATGACCTCTGTCATGTGCCCATACTGTATTACTTCTCCGCTGCCCGCTGGCTTTACTCTCTCCTGCACTCTGTTGCTTTTATCAGTTCACTTAGACTTCTGAATGTCTGTACAGGTTAGTGGTTAATTAAGAGATCTACTTGCACATTAATTAGGGGGCGTCAGCGTGTCGAATAgatctcagcagcagcagatcagatcatAGGCGATGGCTGACTTACAAAGTGGACCATCTTGCAGGAGCTGAGGCGGTCGTTGAGGCCCATCCAGCGCTGGTATTCTGGGTACTCCCCCCTGGTTAGGACATACTGGTAGCCCATGTAGTTGGGCCTCTCATACACCACCCAGGCTCCACTCTCCACCCGGATGGAGTTGCAGCGGCTCAGGTAAGCATGGAAATCTGAGCAGTCGCTGTCACACTCATAGCGGCGGCCCTGGAAATTCTTGTCCTCGTAGAAGACAATCTGAAGGACAACACATGCCAGTCTTGAATCTTATCCAGGTTTCACATTTTGGTGATAAATTTTCTAATAGGTGGTTCAACTTAGAAATGTCAGATATTTTATGAGCAAAGCTtactttaaagtgttttgttaTCCTTTATAAAAAGCTCTTTTGACATGGGAAAGCCTTCAATAACATTcttttaacaatgtttttcaGTGCTCCAATGGACAGTGCACCTTTAACCTGAATAAAAGCCCTCATCACCTGAGTACCTCAGACAACTGGCCAGTCCAGTCAACAACTCTACTGAGAATCCATTTCAAACTCGCCTCACATataaagcaaattaaaataGGCTCAAGGTTTAAGAATACTAACCCCCAATAAGCACTGCAGAGAAACCACACTATTATACTCACCACCTACATGCCATAATATCATATTAGTCTGCCTATACCTGTGCCAATATCAGTCCCACTTTGTCTTAACTCACCCTGCCCATGTTGGATAAAATGTGAGGGATCGCCTTGGTGATGTTAAGTGATGGTTGTAGTGTTTCCCCTGAGGTCTCGATGTTGCACTGGATCACCACCAGTCCCTTTTATATCCCTGCTTTCCCACGTTTATAAACAGCAACAGTGGACGCAAAAGGGGAACAATCGCTTTGTCATGAAAATGAGATCCAAAAATTGAGTCAGTGATTCTAGTGCTATTCAGTTTTTCCAGAAAAGCGAGGAAGGATTACGGCATAATGGCTGGGCATGGTAAGCGTCCATTGACCCCACTTGTCTACTGGCTGGGTCCAGTGCCCACCCCCCTCTCCCGTTCTCGCACCATATTACACATGCCAGCTCCACCAGCTTGCCCCCACCTGGCGAGGACCTGCCAACTCATGACTTATTTCTGCCTTATGGATGAATCCAGATACAGCAGTGTtcggtggtggaagaagtactcagatccttttcTTACAGTGattaaaagtagcaataccacagttTTAAAATGCACCGTTATAAGTGAAAGTCTTAGTTAAGAAAATGAGTGAGTAGCATTTTTCAATCTGGATTACTATTAGTGATGTATTCatatgtaagcagcatttacTGTTGAAGTTGGTCAATGTGGAGCTAATTTTGACTTTATATTGTAGGATTGTTCAGTCCAAAGTTGTGTCATAATTAGCAAGAATGTAGtcttaacagcaaaataaactaTATATTATCTGTCAAATAAACCTAGTGGAGCAATAAgaacagtatttccctctgaaatgtagtggagtagaagtataaataagcatgaaatggaaatactcaaataaaatacaaataccacAAAATTGTGTGTAAGTACCATTGTGGAGTAAGAGTACTTACCGtacattccaccactgataGT
This genomic interval carries:
- the crygs2 gene encoding crystallin, gamma S2; the encoded protein is MYDSRLACVVLQIVFYEDKNFQGRRYECDSDCSDFHAYLSRCNSIRVESGAWVVYERPNYMGYQYVLTRGEYPEYQRWMGLNDRLSSCKMVHFTSGSLYKMQLYEKADFGGQAFEATEDCPSLLEKFRWREVNSCKVFDGWWVFYEHPNYRGRQYFLEKGEYRKPGDWGAVSPTVQSFRRFTE